The genomic stretch CGCAGGACGGGGCCGAGGCTTCACCCGTGCGCGCTTCCGACGGGTGCGGCGGCACGCCGGCCTCGGAGGTCGAGCCGGCGCACCGGTGAGGACTCGACCGCTGCCTCCCGCACGGCACACGTTTTGCTGGGATTCCGGGCGGAGGTCGATGTGTCGAAGGTGCTCCTGGTCGACGGGGACCGGGTGTGGTCGTCGTTCTGCGAAGCGGAGCTTCGCCGCGACGGTCACGAGGTCCTGATCGCCCGGGACGGATCCGAGGCGCTCGAGGAGTTCGCGTCGCGCACCCCCGACGTCGTCGTGACCGAGATCCGACTCGCCGGAATCGACGGGCTCGACCTCATGGCCCGGATCCTCGATCGCTCTCCGCGGACCCCCGTGATCCTGCACACCACTCACGCGGCCTACCGGGACAACTTCATGAGCTGGTTGGCCGACGCCTATCTCCTCAAGTCGCTCGACTCGGCTCCACTCCGTACGAAGGTGCGCGAGCTCCTCATTGCTAGAGGAATTGGGATCTCCAACCCCTCGCCGGCCAGCCACTGACCCCTCAGACCCGGGTCGACTTGACCCATGTAATGTTTTCGCAGTGCGTCACGGCAGTTTCGCCACTTTACTTTTGACATCGCAACTATAGACTCAAGCCACCCCGCATCCTCTCGGCTGGACTTGGGAGGTAGCCATGGCGAACGTGCTGGTGATCGACGCCCACCCGGAGTGGAGAAGTCGGATCGCCGCGGTCCTCGAGGAGGACGGACACACCGCCCGGATGGCTCGCGACGGGGTTCAGGGGTTGCAGGAGGCGGCCACGAGCCTCCCCGATCTCGTCGTCATGGACGTGCGCCTCCCCGCGATGGACGGCCTGGACGTGATGTCGCGCCTGCTCGACCGCTACCGGAAGCTGCCGATCGTGCTCCACACCGATTGCGTCGCGACCCGGGACAATTTCATGAGCTGGTGCGCCGACGCCTTCATCGCCAAGGAGCCCCAGCTGCTGGAGCTGCGCCGGACCGTGCACGACCTCGTCGGCCAGCCGGGTTAGTCCTCGACGGCCTCGCCCCCGCGGACCACGACCGAGACCCCCTCGGCGCGGTATTGCTTGATCTTGTACTGGATCGTCCGCGGGCTGATGCCCAGGATCGCCGCCGCGCGGCTCGTCGAGCCCCCCACCGCCTCGAGCGTCCGCAGGATGGCGTCGCGCTCGATCGCCTCGAGGGTCGCGCCGGGGACGCTGGGACCGGAATCGGAGCGGACCGGCGCGGCGGGGGACGGAAGGCTGGGGAAGAGGCTGACGCCCAGCGTCTCCTCGCGCGCCAGGATCACCGCGCGCTCGATCGCGTGCTCGAGCTCGCGGACGTTCCCCTGCCACTGGTGCCCGCAGATCGCGGCGAGCGCCTCCTCGTCCACCCCGGCGACGCGCTTGCCGTTGGCCGTCGCGAACTTGCGGGTGAAGTAGTCGACCAGCAGCGGGATGTCGAGGGTGCGCTCGCGCAGCGGCGGCATCCGCACCTCGATCACGTTGAGGCGGTAGTAGAGGTCCTCGCGGAACTTCCCCTCGCGGATGAGCACCGGCAGCTCGCGGTGCGTCGCCGCGAGAACGCGCACGTCCACCGTGAGGGTGCGGTTCCCGCCGAGCCGCTCGAACTGGCGCTCCTGGAGGAAACGCAGGAGCTTCACCTGCATCCCGAGGGGGACGTCGCCGATCTCGTCGAGGAAGACGGTGCCGCCGGCGGCGATCTCGAAACGTCCCGCGCGGCGGGACAGCGCGCCGGTGAACGCTCCCCGCTCGTGGCCGAACAGCTCGGATTCCAGGAGGGTCTCGGGGAGCGCGGCGCAAGAGACCTTGATGAACGGCGCGTCGCGACGCGGGGAGCGCTGGTGGATCGCCTGCGCGATCAGCTCCTTGCCGGTCCCCGACTCGCCGGTGATCAGGATCGACGCCTGCGACGGCGCGACCTGCTCGACGAGGCGGAAGATCTCGAGCATCTGGGGCGAGCGGCCGACGATGTTCTCGAAGCGGTACTTGTCGTCGAGGCGCTCGCGCAGGATGCGCGTCTCCGCGACGAGTTTGCGCTTCTGGAGGATCCTCTCGATCAGGTGCTCGAGCTCCTCGACGTCGATGGGCTTGGTGAGGTAGTCCTCGGCTCCCTCCCGCAGCGCCTCGACGGCCGACCGGATCGTCCCGAAGGCGGTCATGATCACGACCCCCACGTCCGGATAGGCCTTGCGCATCCGCTGGAGGAGCTCGTTCCCGTCCATCGCGGGCATGCGCAGGTCGGTGAGGAGGATGTCGGGCGACTCCTCGGCCGCGACGCGAAGCGCCTCCTGCCCGTCGGGGGCGGTGAACACCTCGTACCTGTCCTCGGAGAGGATCTTCGCCAGGCTCTCGCGGGCGGTCGCTTCATCGTCCGCGATCAGGATCTTGCCGCGTCGGGTCTCCATCAGGGCACCTTCAGCGCCACGGTGAAGGTCGTTCCCTTCCCGGGCACGCTCTCGTAGGTCAGGCTCCCGCCGTGGGCCTCCACGATCCGCTTCGCGATCGGTAGGCCCAGGCCGGTGCCGTCCGCCTTGGTCGTCACGAACAGGTCGAACACGTCCACGCCCGGAGGAATCCCGACGCCGCTGTCCGAGACGCGCATCGCCACCACGCCGTCGTCGAGCGCGCTCGCGACGCGCAGCCGGCCCCCGTGGGGCATCGCCTCGATGGCGTTCCGGACGAGGTTGATCAGCACCTGCTTCAGCTTCTCCCGGTCGATCGGGACCTCGACGGCCGTCCCCGCATAGGTTTCGCGCACGTCGACGCCCCGCTCCCGCGCATAGGGTGCCATGAGCATCATCGTGTCGCGCAGCGCGTCCTCGGGATTCCCTTGCCGGAGCGCCAGGCGATCGACCGAGCTGAGCGAGAGCGATTCCTGCACGA from Candidatus Polarisedimenticolaceae bacterium encodes the following:
- a CDS encoding response regulator; the protein is MSKVLLVDGDRVWSSFCEAELRRDGHEVLIARDGSEALEEFASRTPDVVVTEIRLAGIDGLDLMARILDRSPRTPVILHTTHAAYRDNFMSWLADAYLLKSLDSAPLRTKVRELLIARGIGISNPSPASH
- a CDS encoding response regulator; the protein is MANVLVIDAHPEWRSRIAAVLEEDGHTARMARDGVQGLQEAATSLPDLVVMDVRLPAMDGLDVMSRLLDRYRKLPIVLHTDCVATRDNFMSWCADAFIAKEPQLLELRRTVHDLVGQPG
- a CDS encoding sigma-54 dependent transcriptional regulator; the encoded protein is METRRGKILIADDEATARESLAKILSEDRYEVFTAPDGQEALRVAAEESPDILLTDLRMPAMDGNELLQRMRKAYPDVGVVIMTAFGTIRSAVEALREGAEDYLTKPIDVEELEHLIERILQKRKLVAETRILRERLDDKYRFENIVGRSPQMLEIFRLVEQVAPSQASILITGESGTGKELIAQAIHQRSPRRDAPFIKVSCAALPETLLESELFGHERGAFTGALSRRAGRFEIAAGGTVFLDEIGDVPLGMQVKLLRFLQERQFERLGGNRTLTVDVRVLAATHRELPVLIREGKFREDLYYRLNVIEVRMPPLRERTLDIPLLVDYFTRKFATANGKRVAGVDEEALAAICGHQWQGNVRELEHAIERAVILAREETLGVSLFPSLPSPAAPVRSDSGPSVPGATLEAIERDAILRTLEAVGGSTSRAAAILGISPRTIQYKIKQYRAEGVSVVVRGGEAVED